A stretch of DNA from Aurantiacibacter atlanticus:
CCGAAAAGCCCAGTGGTCTGATGCTAAGCCAGGTCGGGCGCTTCCGCAGGGCGCGCGCCTAACCTTGGCTGGCGTTCAGTCAGCCTTGGCGACGGGCGGATTGTCACCCAAATCCTCGAACCATGCTTCGACCGGACCGTTCAGCTTGATGGTAAGCGGGCGGCCCTTGCGATCAACCGTCTTGCCGGCCTGCACGCGGACCCAGCCTTCGGAGATGGAATATTCTTCGATATCGGTACGCACCCGCCCCTTGAACCGAATGGCGACTCCGCGTTGCAACAAATCGGCATCGAAATGCGGGCTGCGCGGATTAATCGCGAGGTGATCGGGCGGCGTATCTTGCTGGTTTGTGTCGGTCATGGGCGAAGGCCACTAGCGCCACGCCGCAAAAAATCAATCGCTGCCGGGCAATTGATCTGGCGGTACTTCAGTCGGCGTCTGGCCCGGATTCACCGAATCCCCGTCCCCGGGGTCCA
This window harbors:
- a CDS encoding DUF3297 family protein; amino-acid sequence: MTDTNQQDTPPDHLAINPRSPHFDADLLQRGVAIRFKGRVRTDIEEYSISEGWVRVQAGKTVDRKGRPLTIKLNGPVEAWFEDLGDNPPVAKAD